TGACTCTGAAATTTCTGCTTTAATATATTATTGTTTTATAAAGCTCTTAATATTGTTTCAAGCTGTTCTTCATCTTCAATTAAGACCGCCCTTACCTTGCTTCCGTCTGCGCCTCCAACAATGCCTGCTTCTTCAAGCTGGTCTACAATTCTGGCCGCACGGGAGTATCCTAGTTTAAGCCTTCTCTGAAGAAGAGAAACCGAGCCCTGCTGATGCCTTACAATTACACGGGCGGCATCTTCGAACATCGGGTCTTTATCGGCAAGAAATTCCCCCTGCGCTTCTTTTTTCTTCTCGTATAAAGAAGGAAGGAAGTAGCGTTTTGAGAACCCTTCCTGCGAATAAATGTAATTTGTAATTTTCTCCACTTCGTCGGTGGAGATAAAAGCATTCTGGATTCTGATCGGCTTCGGGGTTCCGCTCGGCAGGAAGAGCATATCGCCGCGTCCTAAGAGCTGCTCGGCGCCGTTCATGTCCAGAATTGTACGTGAATCTATTTTTGTGGCTACCTGGTAGGCCACGCGGGCCGAGAAGTTAGCCTTAATAACACCCGTAATAACGTTAACCGAAGGCCTCTGTGTTGCAAGCACCAGATGAATGCCTACGGCTCTTGCCAGCTGTGCCAGGCGCGCAATAGGCTCTTCAACCTCTTTGCCCGCCGTAATCATAAGATCTGCAAGCTCATCAATAATCACTACTATATAGGGAAGCTTGTAGTGCTGCATGTCCTCGGTATCCTTGGGCTTGCGCTTTGGATCTGATACCTTCAGGTTATAGTCCACAATGTTCCTTACACCCGCCTTAGCAAGCTTATTATAGCGCTTTTCCATCTCATATTCAACAGATTTCAGGGCAAGCAGGGCGTTCTGCGGACTTGTTATTATCTCTTCTTCCAGGTCGGGAGAAACGGCAAGAAAATGCTTATTTAATTTCCCGTAGAAGGAAAGCTCAATTTTCTTCGGGTCCACAATTACAAACTTTACATCCGAGGGATCTTTTGCGTACAGAAGGCTTGTAATTATCATGTTTATACCGACGCTTTTGCCCGATCCGGTGGAGCCTGCAATAAGCATGTGCGGCATCTTGGCAAGATCAGTAATATAGACCTCGCCGGCAATGGTTTTTCCAAGTGCAAGCGGAAGTTCAGCCTTAACATCGTTTATCTTTGCTATTGCGGAGCGGGCATTTACTAGTGCCGCCTCGGCATTCGGTATTTCAACGCCTATTGCGCTTTTGCCCGGAATAGGGGCAATAATTCTAATTCCGCGTGCTGCAAGTGCAAGGGCTATGTCGTTTTCAAGGCTTACAATACGGCTGATCTTAACTCCCGGCGAAGGGACAATCTCATACAAAGTAACAACAGGTCCCGGGGTAACGGTTATGTCTTCAATTTTTATGTCGAAAAGGGCCAGTTTTTCTTTCAGGAGCTCGGCATTTCTTTTCAGTTCTTCTTCAGCCACCTTGTAGCTTTCTTCAGGAGCCTGATCCAGAAGCGCCAGGGATGGCTTTTTATATGGAATTGTTTCTTCCCACTGGTTCGGAAGCTTTGCTTCCTCATCCTTGTCAATTACGTCTTCAGGAATGTCGGTAAATTTCTTTTTTTCTTCCTTTTTCCCCGTTTCCTTTACAGGAACTTCCCCGTCTAAGAGCACCTGGGGCACATGGTCTTCCACGGCTTCCAGCTCGGGCTCATTTGAACGGACAATTTTAATTGTGGTTTCTTCTTCCTCTTCTCCTGCGGCCAGCATAGGATCTTCAGAAACGTCCTCAATGTCCAGCTTCTGAGGCTTCTGTTTCTTAGGCTTTTCCGCCTTGAGGTTTTTAATTTTCTCCAGGTTCCCGGCAGTCTTCGATTCCTTTTTCTCCTGCAGGTTTTCCTTTGCTTTTTCAAGCATCGCCTCTGAATGCTCAAAAAGGCTCCTGAAGAACTGAAGGATGGGGCCCAGTTTTACGTCAAAGGCAATTATAAGTGTAACGAGCATTAAGGTGGAGATAAGTATAAGGCTTCCCAGGCCTCCAAGCATTTTGCCTAAAGAGATACCGAGGAATCCACCGGCGTTGCCCGAGAGCTCATTGACGTCGCGGAAAAGGTTAAGCTTAAAGCGCAGTACGCCGAAAAACGAGGAAATGAGTGCCCCCGAGGCCAGAAGGAAATTTGAGAGATTTAAGGCCAGGCGGTAGTTTCTGCTTACGGCAATTGAATAGCCCCAGATAAAAAGGATCACGGGGAAAACGACGGAACTAAAGCCGAAAATTGAGTTAACGAGAAACGAGGCTACATAAGCCCCGGCAAGCCCCACCAGGTTGTGTGTAGACTGGCTTCTTTCTGCCGAGACATCTGAGAGGCTGTTTGTAAGGAAAGCCTCGTCCGCGGCCGAATAAGAAATAATACTCAGCAGTATAAGCAGGGAAAAAACCACAAGAAAAATACCGAGTATCTTCTGTTTTTTTTCCATGGAGATTTTAAAATAGTTTTCTCCCTTTGCAGGTGAGCTGCCGGTCTTTTTCTTTACTGCCATTATTCTAAATACTCAATTAGCCCTGAAATTCGTTAGTACGGGGCTTATTCAGGATTTTTACCATTCCGCCCGTAAAATAAGGTATGACTTCCATACCGCCTGCCTTGGCGCAGAATGCAATATCCTGTTCAAACCCGTTTTCAATGAGCAACTTCCCGTGTTCGCATTCGGCAAGTATTTTATGAATGCTTTTTCCATAGGATTTGCTTAAGACCACGCTGGCCCTGGAGGAATCCGTAAGTTCCACGTCTTCTTTGAGTTTCTGAATTTCCGTTACCAGCTTCCCGGCACATATGGTGTCATCAATGCAGAAACTCCCATTGCGCCCTGAGCAGACGATTTCAACATCCTTACCGAGCTCAAAAAGGTGCTGAGCAATGCTTTGTATGTTCTGAAAGGAACAGATATAGAGATTTTCCGAAAACTTTGCCCTGACAATAGCTTTCGAACCGTTTGTAGTAAAAAGAATTATAGATTTACCGGCTACAACCTCGTGCGTGTATTCAAAAGGAGAATTTCCGAGCTGAAAACCTTCGATCTTTTTTGTGTTCCGCTCACCGCCCAGAAGCGTCTGTCCTCCGAAAGCATTCCCTGAGACTTTCATCGCAAACTCAATTGAATTTACGGGAATAACTTCTCTTGCTCCGTTAAAAAGAGCAGTAACAATTGTTGTAGTGGCTCTAAGGACATCAATAACAACTGAAGTTTTACCTGAAAAGTAAAGCTCGTCGGTTTGTGAGGGTGAAAAATGTACGTTTAGTTTCATAGTCTTTAAGTTTAATGTTCAATTCCGGTACTTTGTAATCAAATCTTAGCGTTAATTTCGGAAATATTCACTGATTATAGACAGGCATCACCGCTAAAGATAACCGGGCATACGCCTCAGAGGCGCATGCCACAAAATACAAATTAATTTTATTTTTTTACAAAAGGAAGTTTTACGAGCTGTGCCGGGATCTCTTTTCCCCTGATGAGGAAATTAACCTGGGCATCTTCCTTTACGTATTCCGCGTCAACATAACCCATGGCAATAGGCTTTTCCAGCACAGGGCTTACGGTTCCGCTTGTTACGCAGCCGACTTTCTTTCCGTCAACTGTAAGCTCATAGCCCTGGCGCGGGAAAGCTTTTTCATCTGAAACCATTGCAACGAGCTTTCTTTTAAGTCCTTCAGCTTTAACTTTTAAGAGAACGTCCTTTGCAATAAAGTCACTGGGCTTGTTAAGTTTTGTAATCCAGCCAAGTCCTGCTTCAAGAGGGTTTGTAGTCTGGTCTATGTCGTGCCCGTAGAGGCAGAAGCCCATTTCAAGGCGCAGTGAATCTCTTGCACCCAGGCCCACGGGCTGAATGTCAAATTCCTTACCGGCTTCAAAAAGCTTATTCCACACGTTTTCGGCAACTTTAGTATCGCCCTTGAAATAGAGTTCATATCCCAGTTCTCCTGTGTAGCCAGTGCGTGAGACTATCATGTCTACGCCTGCAACTTTAGCCTTGAAGAAGTGGTAGTACTCCAGATCGATCTTTTTGTCGCAGAGTTTCTGCACTGTTTCCAGCGATTTAGGGCCCTGGACGGCAAGAAGAGAATATTCATCGCTTTCGTCGAGGATTTCGACGCCGAAGGTGTTGTTTTCCTTCATCCAGTTGTAATCCTTATCCTTGTTGGATGCGTTTACAACGAGCATGAATTCCTCATCGGAAACTTTGTAGACCAGGAGGTCATCTACGATGCCGCCATTGGCGTAGCACATAGCTGAATACTGAACCCTGCCCGGTGTAAGCTTTGAGGCGTCGTTAACAGTAATATACTGCACGAAATCCAGCGCCTTTTGGCCCTTAATAAAAACTTCGCCCATGTGAGAAACGTCAAAAACACCCACCGAATTTCTTACCGCCTTATGTTCGGCGATAATGGAGCTGTACTGCACAGGCATCATATAGCCTGCGAAGTCGATTAGTTTGGCGCCCAGATTTTCGTGAACCTGGAATAATGTGGTCTTTTTCATATTTCCTTCAATTATTGGTTCAATTTTTTCCAATCTTTTAAGAAATTCTCCAGGCCGGAGTCGGTCAGGGGATGCTTAAATAACTTGTCTATTACGTTAAAGGGCATGGTTGCAACGTCGGCGCCGATGAGCGCTGCATCAACAAGGTGCAGGGGGTGGCGTATGGAGGCAACCAGAACCTCGGTCTTAAAGCCGTAGTTGCGGTAGATCTGGACTATCTGGCTAATGAGTTCCATTCCGTCGTGGCTAATATCGTCCAGGCGGCCTACGAAGGGGCTGATGTAAGTTGCCCCGGCCTTTGCTGCCAGGAGTGCCTGTGAAGGTGAAAAGCAGAGTGTAACGTTTGTATTTATGCCTTCCTGGCTTAAGGTTTTAACGGCTTTAAGGCCTTCTTTAATTAAAGGGACCTTAACAACGATATTTTTATGTATCTGTGAAAGCTCGCGGCCTTCTTTTACAATTCCGTCGTAATCGGTAGAAATGACCTCGGCGCTTACCGGGCCGTCTACGATCTTAAGGATTTCATCCAGGAGTTGGCGGAAGTTTTTGCCTTCCTTAGCAACCAGGGAGGGGTTAGTAGTAACGCCGTCAAGAATACCCAGGGCCGCAGCCTCTTTAATTTCTGAAATACTGGCGGTATCTATGAAAAATTTCATTAGCAGCTCCTCATTTTATAATCATCATGCATATGTCAGGTGTAAGTCAAATCAAATTGATAACTTATTACCCATAAACGAATTACTAAGGCACAAAGTTACGAAATTCACCGACAAAGTACAAAGCAGTAATGGGGTAAAGAAGCGATTTGCAGGTTCATTAATTTGGATGGAATTTCAGCCTTTTCCTGATAAAGGGTTCAAAGAGAGCAAATACAATGTATTTCGATTTTGCCAAGAAAAATTGTAAGTCCTTCGAAGAAGGACGTAACCTTAGTAGCCCAGGGTTACAAATCCCCTTTAGGGGATGCCGTAACCCTGGGGAAATGAATCCCCCACCCCATCCAAGCTCCGGTCAGGAGCGACACATCTCATGAAGATGATGGGTCATTGGTGATAACGATTCATGAGAGATGACATTTCATCCTCAGAAATCCAGGTAAAGAGGCGTTTTTCATCATAATCCACACCAAAGTCCATGAGGATCTTTGTGTATTCTTCCCTGAAGGACCTGTGCCTGTGGAATTCCTCCTGGCTGAGAATATATTTAATTACCTCTTTAGACTGGCTCTTGGAGTATGAGAATGCCCCGTAGCCCGTCTGCCAGGAGAAGAGACTATAATGAAAGGTTTTCTTTATGTATCCTGATGAGCATGCCTTTATGTCCCTTACCAGTCCAGAAATAGAGGTATCCGGATATATAGATATGAATATATGCATGTGATCTGGCATTGCCTTTATGGCCATCAGCTTAGCGCCCTTATTCTTTACGATCCCTGTAATGTATTTCTCCAGGTGATCAGAAAAAGAAGGGCTTATCCTAAAATTTCTTAATTTGACTGCAAATACCAGATGGATGTAGATCTGGCTAAATGTTTGCGTCATAGCTGCTCCTATTTATGCGGTTTGGAAAGGGATTATGTGGCTTTGGATATGAAACAATTTAATCCGGCTGTAATTGCAACTGTGTGAAACGGGGCACAATTATATGTCCCGATCCTGGGTTTGTGTTTTGCCGGATCATGTTTTGATCATGGTTTATGTGTCGCTCCTGATCGGAGCTTGGATGGGGTGGGGGATTCATTTCCCCAGGGTTACGGCATCCCCTAAAGGGGATTTGTAACCCTGGGCTACTAAGGTTACGTCCTTCTTCGAAGGACTTACAATGTGCGTTGTTATAAATGATCACATTTTTTTGATTGAGCATAAATAAGAAAGCCGAAGCTGAGCTTCGGCTTGTTTGACTGAAATTTAACCGTACTAAAACTTTATTTAACCAATAAATTCCGCCGTTATGTCCTTGCCTGTTTTGGCTGAAAGGAAACGGAATGTTGCAGGATTGAAATTTTCATCCTCAACAAGTTTGATCTTTACAAAATACTTGAACTGTAGTAAGAGCAAGCTGGAGCCAGGAGAATGAATTTCACAAAATCTTTAGATAACATAATAAATATTTATCATTTTTCATGGCCTTAACAAGACACTACAGCTCAGTCATGAATACCTTTTTTGCTATTGCAAGTTCTTCAAAGCCTCAATGACTTTGCTTCCGAAGTAGTTGGGTCTTGGATTCCGGTTTGGTTTTCTGAGCTTCCCTTCAGAATCATAGGGTCCTGAAGAGTAAAGTGTACCTAAAATATCGGGGGCCATATCAATCGGGAAGCCTGATTTCTTCCAGCAGCTCTGAAATATTCTTAAGTAAGCGGCTGCATAAAGTATGTTCATGGAATCATTACTTAGTTTACTGATTATCTCTTCAGGACTTTTACTTAAACTGAGTACCCCCTTGTACTTATCGCCCGGGTAGAATTCATTCTGAGAATTACTCAACTGAAACTCTATCCAGTATGCCGTCTTCATCTTCACCTGGCAGAACCCGAGGGAACTGTTAAGTCCCGAGCGTGCAATGATTTCATCCAAAGCCTCGTCTTCCCAGTTATAGTTGAGAGTCCTTTCCGTGTAAATGATGACCTTGAGGTAAAGGGGGCTAATGTCAAAGAGCTTTGAAGCCCTCAGGATTTCTTTTTCGTGTTCTTTTATCTTTCTCAATGTAACGCTGTTATCCTCGGAGTGCAGCAGACTGCTTAAGAGTAAAAGGACCGGGATTAATGGTAATACCCGGTTCTTTAGAAAAAATATGATCAACATTCTCATTTAAGGAGGGTCATTTTGATTGATTTCTCAAAGGAATTGTTTTCTGAAATGACGTGAATTCTGCAGACGTATATTCCGCTTGGAAGACTGGCGGCATTGATATTTGTTTTATGAATTCCCGCAGGCTTTTCACCGCTGAAAACATGCATTACCTCTTTTCCCAGCATATCGTAGACTTTAAGCTCCACATGGCCGGAATAAGGCATATTATAGCTTATTGTAGTAGATGGATTAAACGGATTGGGATAGTTCTGAAGAAGGCTGAATTCCTCAGGGCTGAAGTTTTTTTCTTCTACGGCATCTGTGAGCTTTTTATATGAATAGAGTATTGCTCTTCCGGAACATTTATAGTCGTTATAATCAGGCCATAGGGGTTCATGAATCAACACCTCGGCACATCCATCCCCGTTTATATCTCCAACAATTGACATATTATATGAATAATAGAACCACTTATTAGTTCCTTCCAAGCTAAAGGATTCCATGGTATCAATGACACTTCCGCCATAATACCCGAAAGCCTTTCCAACCATTACGCCGGCCTTGTTTATATACTCTCCATTTCCAATTATAAAATCATAGTAACCGTCACCATTAATGTCCCCACCAGAGGCAACATCATCATTATTTTCCGTATGTGAAAAGGATACCACACTGTCTGGGCTAAAATAAACGTGATTATATGCAAAATCAGTAATAATAAAATCATTCCGCCCATCCTTATTCAAGTCACCTGCGTTTCTGATTGCACGGGTGAAACCGGATATTCCAAGGGGGTCAGTGAGTATTTTACCGGGCTTATCACTGAGTGTGTGGCCTCCAAAGTAGAGAAAAGCCATTCCTGAAGATCCTGTGCTAAATGAACCGCTTACAAGGAAATCCTGATACTTGTCGTTGTTTACGTCGCCTACACCAATAATCTCTTTCCCGAATAAATAGCCCCTATGCTTTAATGAATCAACGGGAAGGTCAATCTGAAGAGCGGGAGTTGCAGAGAGGGTCCTTCCTCCCAAGAATACAAAAATCCGTCCTGTTCCATTATCCCAGTCGTCTACCGAACATATAATGTAGTCACCGTATCCATCGCCGTTTACGTCACCAATGTTCCTGCCCATTGTGTAAGGATGTTTGAAGTAATTCGGGAATTTATAGGAGAA
The DNA window shown above is from Ignavibacteria bacterium and carries:
- a CDS encoding DUF87 domain-containing protein — translated: MAVKKKTGSSPAKGENYFKISMEKKQKILGIFLVVFSLLILLSIISYSAADEAFLTNSLSDVSAERSQSTHNLVGLAGAYVASFLVNSIFGFSSVVFPVILFIWGYSIAVSRNYRLALNLSNFLLASGALISSFFGVLRFKLNLFRDVNELSGNAGGFLGISLGKMLGGLGSLILISTLMLVTLIIAFDVKLGPILQFFRSLFEHSEAMLEKAKENLQEKKESKTAGNLEKIKNLKAEKPKKQKPQKLDIEDVSEDPMLAAGEEEEETTIKIVRSNEPELEAVEDHVPQVLLDGEVPVKETGKKEEKKKFTDIPEDVIDKDEEAKLPNQWEETIPYKKPSLALLDQAPEESYKVAEEELKRNAELLKEKLALFDIKIEDITVTPGPVVTLYEIVPSPGVKISRIVSLENDIALALAARGIRIIAPIPGKSAIGVEIPNAEAALVNARSAIAKINDVKAELPLALGKTIAGEVYITDLAKMPHMLIAGSTGSGKSVGINMIITSLLYAKDPSDVKFVIVDPKKIELSFYGKLNKHFLAVSPDLEEEIITSPQNALLALKSVEYEMEKRYNKLAKAGVRNIVDYNLKVSDPKRKPKDTEDMQHYKLPYIVVIIDELADLMITAGKEVEEPIARLAQLARAVGIHLVLATQRPSVNVITGVIKANFSARVAYQVATKIDSRTILDMNGAEQLLGRGDMLFLPSGTPKPIRIQNAFISTDEVEKITNYIYSQEGFSKRYFLPSLYEKKKEAQGEFLADKDPMFEDAARVIVRHQQGSVSLLQRRLKLGYSRAARIVDQLEEAGIVGGADGSKVRAVLIEDEEQLETILRAL
- a CDS encoding 2-phosphosulfolactate phosphatase — its product is MKLNVHFSPSQTDELYFSGKTSVVIDVLRATTTIVTALFNGAREVIPVNSIEFAMKVSGNAFGGQTLLGGERNTKKIEGFQLGNSPFEYTHEVVAGKSIILFTTNGSKAIVRAKFSENLYICSFQNIQSIAQHLFELGKDVEIVCSGRNGSFCIDDTICAGKLVTEIQKLKEDVELTDSSRASVVLSKSYGKSIHKILAECEHGKLLIENGFEQDIAFCAKAGGMEVIPYFTGGMVKILNKPRTNEFQG
- the gcvT gene encoding glycine cleavage system aminomethyltransferase GcvT, which encodes MKKTTLFQVHENLGAKLIDFAGYMMPVQYSSIIAEHKAVRNSVGVFDVSHMGEVFIKGQKALDFVQYITVNDASKLTPGRVQYSAMCYANGGIVDDLLVYKVSDEEFMLVVNASNKDKDYNWMKENNTFGVEILDESDEYSLLAVQGPKSLETVQKLCDKKIDLEYYHFFKAKVAGVDMIVSRTGYTGELGYELYFKGDTKVAENVWNKLFEAGKEFDIQPVGLGARDSLRLEMGFCLYGHDIDQTTNPLEAGLGWITKLNKPSDFIAKDVLLKVKAEGLKRKLVAMVSDEKAFPRQGYELTVDGKKVGCVTSGTVSPVLEKPIAMGYVDAEYVKEDAQVNFLIRGKEIPAQLVKLPFVKK
- the fsa gene encoding fructose-6-phosphate aldolase, whose translation is MKFFIDTASISEIKEAAALGILDGVTTNPSLVAKEGKNFRQLLDEILKIVDGPVSAEVISTDYDGIVKEGRELSQIHKNIVVKVPLIKEGLKAVKTLSQEGINTNVTLCFSPSQALLAAKAGATYISPFVGRLDDISHDGMELISQIVQIYRNYGFKTEVLVASIRHPLHLVDAALIGADVATMPFNVIDKLFKHPLTDSGLENFLKDWKKLNQ
- the tnpA gene encoding IS200/IS605 family transposase, with translation MTQTFSQIYIHLVFAVKLRNFRISPSFSDHLEKYITGIVKNKGAKLMAIKAMPDHMHIFISIYPDTSISGLVRDIKACSSGYIKKTFHYSLFSWQTGYGAFSYSKSQSKEVIKYILSQEEFHRHRSFREEYTKILMDFGVDYDEKRLFTWISEDEMSSLMNRYHQ
- a CDS encoding T9SS type A sorting domain-containing protein, producing MKKTTFVLIAILFQLISTVVFSQDSLHYVTSFHGTSFADGLWKSSGVGDVNGDGLSDFIVQYVKHTELYYGSKNLKDLKPAQVFYCEDIAPIGDVNGDGFSDIMTREKDTVNPGYPNLPNIFRIYYGGKDSDTIPKFSYKFPNYFKHPYTMGRNIGDVNGDGYGDYIICSVDDWDNGTGRIFVFLGGRTLSATPALQIDLPVDSLKHRGYLFGKEIIGVGDVNNDKYQDFLVSGSFSTGSSGMAFLYFGGHTLSDKPGKILTDPLGISGFTRAIRNAGDLNKDGRNDFIITDFAYNHVYFSPDSVVSFSHTENNDDVASGGDINGDGYYDFIIGNGEYINKAGVMVGKAFGYYGGSVIDTMESFSLEGTNKWFYYSYNMSIVGDINGDGCAEVLIHEPLWPDYNDYKCSGRAILYSYKKLTDAVEEKNFSPEEFSLLQNYPNPFNPSTTISYNMPYSGHVELKVYDMLGKEVMHVFSGEKPAGIHKTNINAASLPSGIYVCRIHVISENNSFEKSIKMTLLK